Below is a genomic region from Campylobacter concisus ATCC 51562.
TTTGGCTCTTTGTTATTAATAGCAAGCATAATAACGCCAAAAGTGCTCTCCATCGTGGTTGATTTAAAGAGATTATTTAGCACGATATCGCTCATAGCGTCACGTTTTAGCTCGATGACGACGCGGATGCCGTCTTTGTCAGACTCATCTCTAACCTCGCTGATGCCATCTATCTGCTTATCTTTTACAAGCTCGGCGATCTGCTCGATAAGTCTAGCTTTGTTTGTTTGATAAGGTAGCTCATCAATTACTATGACGTCTTTGTTTGGTTTTTTTTCTATGTGAGTTTTGGCTCTTAGTTTGACCCTGCCACGACCTGTACGGTAGGCCTCTATGATGCCTTTTTTACCAAAGATGATACCGCCAGTTGGGAAGTCTGGACCTTTTATAAATTCCATCACCTCTTCAAGCGTCGCCTCTTTGTTTTCAAGAAGTAGCAAAAGACCGTCTATAAGCTCATCAAGACTGTGTGGTGGGATATTTGTCGCCATACCAACAGCGATACCGCTTGAGCCGTTTAATAATAAATTTGGCACACGGCTTGGAAGTACGTCTGGCTCGACCTCTCTATCGTCGTAGTTTGGCACAAAATCAACCGTGTCTTTGTCGATATCTTTTAAAAGCTCTTCAGTAAGCATAGTCATTCTAGCTTCGGTATAACGCATCGCAGCTGCGCTGTCGCCGTCTATCGAGCCAAAGTTTCCTTGTCCGTCAACGACTGGATAACGCATAGAAAATTTCTGAGCCATACGAACAAGTGCGTCATAAACCGCTGTGTCGCCGTGCGGGTGATACTTACCGATGACTTCACCGACGATACGAGCTGACTTCATATAGGCACTTCTGCTACCAACGCCAAGATTGTCCATAGCGTATAAAATTCTTCTATGAACTGGCTTTAATCCGTCTCTAGCGTCAGGCAAAGCACGTCCGACAATGACGCTCATGGAGTAGTCAAGATAGCTAGTTTTTATAGACTCTTCGATATCAACTGAAGCGATATCTTGGGTTAATTCAAGTAGATTGTCTTTCATTTTTTTCCTTAAATTTAGCTTGGCTGATTTTAGCTTAAAATTAATAAAAACTTGCTAAATAGCAAATCAGCGACTTTGGCAATAGTGCGATGAAAATTTTAGTCTAAAATTCTTGCTATCTGCTCTTTTTTAAGAATAAAATCATAGCTAAATGCATCTACAACGACTCCAGCGTAACTGCTCTCTTTTAGCATCGCAAGATACTCTTTTAGCCCTATCTCAATGCTCTCTTGCTCGCTATCGTTTCGCCAAAGTTTCATCGCCTCTTTGCTAGTAAATGCTGGAAAATAGCTAAGCTTTTCGCCCTCATCTTCAAGCAGGATAAATTTGATATTTGAGCCCTCCTCCTCATAAATGACGCCACCATCAGGCTTTGCGAGTGCTTGGTTTAAAAGTACCGGAGCGAAAAAAGTAGCTTTTTTTAGAGCCGATATCAAATTTATCTCATTTTGCTGGCTGGGATCTTTTAAAAATTTATCCATCGCTTCTTGCATTTTAGCCCCTAAAAGCCTCGTCTACGGCCTGGCAAATTGTGTGTATGAAAAATATGTGTGACTCTTGTATCCTTGCTGTATCGCTTGAGCTAACGACTAAATTTAGATCGCAGCCCTCATTCATAGCGCCACCTCCTTTGCCACTAAGTCCAAGTACTGATGCGCCCATTTTCTTGGCACTTTTTATAGCTTCAAGGACATTTTTGCTGTTGCCACTTGTTGAGATCGCCACGAGTAAGTCGCCAGACTGGGCTAAGGCCTCAAACTGACGTGAGAAAACATAGTCAAAGCCGTAGTCATTGCCAATGGCCGTAAGTGCCGAAGTATCAGTGGTTAGCGCGATGCCAGGTAGTGGCTGGCGCTCACTTTTATATCTGCCAGTTAGCTCGGCTGCAAAGTGCTGAGCATCCGCCGCAGAGCCGCCGTTACCACATATCAGCACCTTTTTACCATTTTTTAGCGTATCAGCCACCATCTGGCAAGCGCGCTCTAGGCTATCCAGCAAATTTACATGCTCATTAAAGGTCTTTTGGTGAGCCTCAAGCTCATTTTTTATCATTGTTTTTAGCATCTTTTATCCTTTTTATTATCCCTGTTGTGCTTTTGCCCTCGACAAAGTCAATTAGCCTGACCTCTTTTACGATATCGCTACCAATAACCTCTTTATCTTTATAATCAGCCCCTTTTACAAGCACGTCAGGCTTTATCTTTGTTATCAAATTTAATGGCGTATCCTCGTCAAATATCACGACATAATCGACAAACCCAAGCCCACTTAGCACGCAGGCTCTATCATCTTGCGAGTTTATAGGCCTCGCCTCGCCTTTTAGCCTCTTAACTGAAGCATCAGAATTTAGCCCAACAACCAAAAGATCGCCAAGCTCCCTTGCGCGTGCTAGGTATTTTACGTGCCCAGCGTGCAAAATATCAAAGCAACCATTTGTGAAAACGACCTTTTTCTTATCCTTTTGGCTCAAAATTTCTTCTAGCTCCTCAACGCTTTTAAGCTTGTGCTCGAAATTTGCCCCAAATGAGCTATTTAACAGCTGCTCGATCTCGCTAAAGCTAGCCGTTGCGCTGCCGATCTTAGCCACGACAACGGCTGCAGCAAGATTTGCTATCTTTATCGCCTCTTTTATGTCAGCCCCATTTGCTAGCATATAACCAAGTGTAGCTAGCACCGTATCTCCAGCACCAGTGACATCAAAGACCTCTTTTGCTTTAGCGGCAAAGATGTGCAGCCTGTCATCATATAGCGCGATGCCCTCTTCTGAGATCGTGATGATCGAATAGGTCAAATTTAGCTCGTCTTTTAGCTGTTTTATCGCCTTTTCAAGCTCAACCTTGTCTCTTATCTTTAAATTTGTAGCCTCACTCGCCTCTTTTTTATTTGGCGTCAGAAGGGTTGCGTTTTTATACTTTGAGTAGTCGCTACCTTTTGGGTCGATAAGTACTGGGATATTTAGCCTCACGCACTCGCTTATGATCTCTTGGCAGACCTTCTCGCTAAGCACGCCTTTGCCGTAGTCGCTTAGCAAGACAGCCTTAAAATTTGCAAGATTTTCTTTGACTTTCAAGACAAGCTCATCTTCTAAATTTATCTTGACAACGCTCTCTTTATCGATCCTGACAACTTGCTGGTGCGATGCCATGATACGGCTTTTTATTGAGCTTTCACGCCCTTTTTCGGTGAGTATGAGCTCATCTTTTACGTTTAGCTCAGCAAGCCTCTCTTTTATCTTTTTGCCAGCCTCATCATCTCCCAAAACGCTAGCCACGCTCACGTTTGCGCCAAGTGAGAGCAAATTTCTCACCACGTTGCCAGCGCCACCAAGCGTGTAGGTTTCGTTATTTATCTTTACAACCTGCACTGGCGCTTCTGGCGAGATGCGGTCGCAGCTGCCCCAGATATAGTGGTCCAGCATGAGATCGCCGACGACTAAAATTTTAACTCTCTTAGCCATTTATCTCTTCCTTGTAAATTCTCTTTATTTCTGGCAAGTAGTCTTTTATTGCCTCTTCCAAGCTCCAAGTCGCGCTAAAACCAAATGCCTCGCGAGCTGGAGCTACGTCGGCCTCTGTATGAAACTGATATGAGCCGATAAATGGATTTTTGATATATTCGTTGCCTAAATTTACGCCGATCTCGCGTTGCAAGATATCAGCGATATCTTGAAAGCTTCTAGCCTTGCCAGTAGCTGCGTTATAGACGCCACTTGGCGCGTCAAGTGCTTTTATGTTTGCGTCAATGATATCTTTTATATAGACAAAGTCGCGTTTGA
It encodes:
- a CDS encoding SseB family protein, whose amino-acid sequence is MQEAMDKFLKDPSQQNEINLISALKKATFFAPVLLNQALAKPDGGVIYEEEGSNIKFILLEDEGEKLSYFPAFTSKEAMKLWRNDSEQESIEIGLKEYLAMLKESSYAGVVVDAFSYDFILKKEQIARILD
- the gmhA gene encoding D-sedoheptulose 7-phosphate isomerase, which codes for MLKTMIKNELEAHQKTFNEHVNLLDSLERACQMVADTLKNGKKVLICGNGGSAADAQHFAAELTGRYKSERQPLPGIALTTDTSALTAIGNDYGFDYVFSRQFEALAQSGDLLVAISTSGNSKNVLEAIKSAKKMGASVLGLSGKGGGAMNEGCDLNLVVSSSDTARIQESHIFFIHTICQAVDEAFRG
- the rfaE1 gene encoding D-glycero-beta-D-manno-heptose-7-phosphate kinase, producing the protein MAKRVKILVVGDLMLDHYIWGSCDRISPEAPVQVVKINNETYTLGGAGNVVRNLLSLGANVSVASVLGDDEAGKKIKERLAELNVKDELILTEKGRESSIKSRIMASHQQVVRIDKESVVKINLEDELVLKVKENLANFKAVLLSDYGKGVLSEKVCQEIISECVRLNIPVLIDPKGSDYSKYKNATLLTPNKKEASEATNLKIRDKVELEKAIKQLKDELNLTYSIITISEEGIALYDDRLHIFAAKAKEVFDVTGAGDTVLATLGYMLANGADIKEAIKIANLAAAVVVAKIGSATASFSEIEQLLNSSFGANFEHKLKSVEELEEILSQKDKKKVVFTNGCFDILHAGHVKYLARARELGDLLVVGLNSDASVKRLKGEARPINSQDDRACVLSGLGFVDYVVIFDEDTPLNLITKIKPDVLVKGADYKDKEVIGSDIVKEVRLIDFVEGKSTTGIIKRIKDAKNNDKK